CCTTCTCGTACACGAGCCCCACGAGGGCGAAGAAGAGGCCGGTCATGATCCCGTGGGCGAACATCTGGAAGACCGAGCCGTTCACGCCGGCCTCGGTGAGGGTCGCGGCGCCCAGCAGGACGATCCCCATGTGCGAGACCGAGGAGTACGCGATCACGTACTTGAGGTCGGTTTGCGCCATGGCCGAGAAAGCCCCGTACACGATGTTGACGCAGGCGACGATGCCCATCAGCGTCGTCCAGTCACGGGTCCCCTCGGGCAGGAGCCCCATCCCCATCCTCACGACGCCGTACGCGCCCAGCTTCATCAACACGCCGGCGTGGAGCATCGAGACCGCCGTCGGCGCCGAGGCGTGGCCGTCGGGGGACCAGGTGTGGAGCGGCCAGATCCCCGCCAGGGTCCCGAACCCCAGGTAGAACGCGAGAAAGACCCAGCGCTGGACCGTCGGATCGAAGGTCGCCTCCTCCAGATCGAGGAACGAGAACGACGTGCCCCCGGCGGCGAAGTAGAGGGCCAGGATGCCGACCAGGATGAAGGCCGACCCCATGAGCAGGTAGAGGGTCAGCTTCATCGCCGCGTACTCCTTGGAACCCACGCCGGTCTCACGGATCGCCCACGCGAAGACCCCGCGCGGCGCAATTCGAGCCGAGGTCCCCCAGATCCCGATCAGGAGGTACATCGGGAGCACGGCCAGCTCGTAGAAGAGGAAGAAGACGAAGAGGTCCAGGGAGACGAAGACGCCGAAGACGCCGGTCACGAGCGTGAGGAGGAGGGCGTAGAACTCCTGGCTCCGCACCTGGATCGTCCACGAGGCGAAGACCCCGGAGAAGATGATGATCGCGGTGAGAAGGACCAGCAGGAGACTCATCCCGTCAGCCCCGAGCTCGTAGCTGATCCCGAGCGGCGGGACGAGCGAGAGCTTCTCCGTGAACTGGAACCCCGCCGCGCGGAGGTCGTAGGCGGCGTACACCAGAACGGAGAGCACCAGTGAGAGGCCGGTAGTCGCGACGGCGATGAACCGCACCGCGAGCGGGTGGTGGCGCGCGGTGAACATGATGAGGAGCGCCCCGATGAAGGGCGACCAGGTGATGAGCGAGAGCAGCGGCAGCCCCCTCATCGCCACTGGCTCCAGATGATGACGATGACGAGGCCGAAGGCCACCCCGTAGAGGTAGTCCTGGGCCTGGCCGGTCTGGATCATCCTGAGCCGATCGCCCCAGCGGAGCGTCCAGGCGCTCATCACGTTCACCATCCCGTCCACCAGGTAGCGATCCACCCAGCCGATGAGCCAGGAGAGGGCGAGGATCACGCCGCGGTAGGTGGCTTCGTAGAGGTCGTCGAGCCAGTACTTCCGCTCGGCGGCTCGCCGGAAGGGGCCGAACGCGGCCGCCAGCGCCTCGGGGCTGATGAGGCGCCGCTGGTAGGTGAGCCAGGCGAAGGCGATCCCCCCGAGCGCCAGCGCCAGCGAGAGCGCCGCGAGCCACCCCGGGGCGTGAGGCATTTCGGAGGCGGCCGGAAACTTCATGCCGAGCCAGACAGCGATCCCGAGCCCGAGGGAGAGCCCCGCGAGGAGCCAGTTGGGCCCGGCCATCACCAGCGGCGGGTCGTGCGGGTGCCCGTCGGCGCGGCGCGCGCCGAAGAACGCGAGGAAGACCACGCGGAACATGTAGAACGCCGTGAGGAACACCGTGAGGGTCAGCATGAGGAACGGGAGCATCTGGCCCCCTTCCCACACTCCGGCGAGCACGGCCTCCTTGGAGAAGTAGCCGACGAACGGGGGAACCCCTGACAGGGCGAGAGTGCCGACGACGAACACGATCGCCGTCTGGGGCATGACGCGCGCGAGCCGGCCCATCCTGAAGACGTCGTTCGATCCCACGGCGTGAATGGCCGCGCCGGCGCCGAGGAAGAGGAGCGCCTTGAACACTCCGTGGGTGAGGAGGTGGAAGAACCCGGCGCCGAGCGCCCCGGCGCCGAGGGCGGCCATCATGTAACCGAGCTGGGAGACCGTGGAGTAGGCGAGGACGCGCTTGATGTCCGCTTGGACGAGGGCCAGAGTGGCCGCCAGCAGCGCCGTGAACGCCCCGACCCACGCGATCAGCGTCAGCACCTCCGGCGTCAGGAGGAAGAGCGGGTAGACGCGGGTGACCAGGTAGACGCCCGCCGCCACCATCGTCGCGGCATGGATCAGGGCGGAGACCGGGGTGGGTCCTTCCATGGCATCGGGGAGCCAGACGTGGAGCGGGAACTGGGCGCTCTTCCCCACGGCGCCCAGATAGATCAGGAACATGATGAGCCCGAGCCCGTCGCTCGCGAGCGAGCCGTCGCGGGCCATGGAAAAGAGGCGCGTGAAGTCGAAGGTTCCGCTCTGATTCCACAGGAGGACGATCCCGATGATGAAGCCGAGGTCTCCGGCCTTCGTGGTCCAGAACGCCTTCACGGCCGCGCGGGCCACCTCGGGTCGCGCGTACCAGAAGCCGATCAGCAGGTAGGAGCAGAGCCCGACCAGCTCCCAGAAGATGAACATCTGGAGGAAGTTGGAGGCGAGGACCAGGCCCATCATCGAGAAGGCGAAGAGCGACTGGTAGGCGTAGTAGCGGCCCAGGGCCGGCGCCGACTCGTGCTCCAGGTAGCCGAGGGAGTAGAGCTGCACCAGGAACGACACCAGCGCCACGAGCACGAGCATCGCAGCCGAGGTCGCGTCGAGGAGGAGCCCGACCGTGGCCAGCGGGCCATCGGCGGCCGGGAGCCAGGCCCAGCGGAGCTCGTAGGGAACGACGAGGGAGCGCCAGTAGAGGATCGCGGCCGCCAGCGATCCCGCGACGGCCAGGATCGAGAGCCGGCCCGCCAGGC
This region of Candidatus Rokuibacteriota bacterium genomic DNA includes:
- a CDS encoding NADH-quinone oxidoreductase subunit M, which produces MRGLPLLSLITWSPFIGALLIMFTARHHPLAVRFIAVATTGLSLVLSVLVYAAYDLRAAGFQFTEKLSLVPPLGISYELGADGMSLLLVLLTAIIIFSGVFASWTIQVRSQEFYALLLTLVTGVFGVFVSLDLFVFFLFYELAVLPMYLLIGIWGTSARIAPRGVFAWAIRETGVGSKEYAAMKLTLYLLMGSAFILVGILALYFAAGGTSFSFLDLEEATFDPTVQRWVFLAFYLGFGTLAGIWPLHTWSPDGHASAPTAVSMLHAGVLMKLGAYGVVRMGMGLLPEGTRDWTTLMGIVACVNIVYGAFSAMAQTDLKYVIAYSSVSHMGIVLLGAATLTEAGVNGSVFQMFAHGIMTGLFFALVGLVYEKAHSREIFRMGGFGRWMPGIATAFTIGALSSMGLPATAGFIAELLTFLGTWRSAHPWWLFPAVAGTFLTAVYVLRVAKQIFWGPVPAHGEFHDLPDARGPEWVALVVLSFCLVLFGMLPALALNLVDTFTVPFLVRLGVTP
- the nuoL gene encoding NADH-quinone oxidoreductase subunit L; protein product: MPDGPAAFALVALWLPFGAFVLLSAIPPLRRTGRLAGRLSILAVAGSLAAAILYWRSLVVPYELRWAWLPAADGPLATVGLLLDATSAAMLVLVALVSFLVQLYSLGYLEHESAPALGRYYAYQSLFAFSMMGLVLASNFLQMFIFWELVGLCSYLLIGFWYARPEVARAAVKAFWTTKAGDLGFIIGIVLLWNQSGTFDFTRLFSMARDGSLASDGLGLIMFLIYLGAVGKSAQFPLHVWLPDAMEGPTPVSALIHAATMVAAGVYLVTRVYPLFLLTPEVLTLIAWVGAFTALLAATLALVQADIKRVLAYSTVSQLGYMMAALGAGALGAGFFHLLTHGVFKALLFLGAGAAIHAVGSNDVFRMGRLARVMPQTAIVFVVGTLALSGVPPFVGYFSKEAVLAGVWEGGQMLPFLMLTLTVFLTAFYMFRVVFLAFFGARRADGHPHDPPLVMAGPNWLLAGLSLGLGIAVWLGMKFPAASEMPHAPGWLAALSLALALGGIAFAWLTYQRRLISPEALAAAFGPFRRAAERKYWLDDLYEATYRGVILALSWLIGWVDRYLVDGMVNVMSAWTLRWGDRLRMIQTGQAQDYLYGVAFGLVIVIIWSQWR